The following are from one region of the Rhizobacter sp. AJA081-3 genome:
- a CDS encoding alpha-D-ribose 1-methylphosphonate 5-phosphate C-P-lyase PhnJ: protein MNGYNFAYLDEGTKRMIRRALLKAVAIPGHQVPFGSREMPLAYGWGTGGIQVTAAVIGQHDVLKVIDQGSDDTTNAVNIRRFFARTTEARTTERTADATIIQTRHRIPERPLTEAQIIVYQVPQPEPLFKLEARRRETLKLHAFAEYGLMNVKLYEDIAQWGRIDTTYDYPVLVHGRHVMSPSPIPSFDNPKMHRMPALQLFGAGREKRLYAVPPYTDVKSLDFEDHPFRIEPQGHACELCGCTTSYLDEVATDEGTTLWTCSDTDHCREQQETRA, encoded by the coding sequence ATGAACGGATACAACTTCGCCTACCTCGACGAGGGCACGAAGCGGATGATCCGCCGCGCGCTGCTGAAGGCCGTCGCGATTCCGGGCCACCAGGTGCCGTTCGGCTCGCGCGAGATGCCGCTGGCCTACGGATGGGGCACCGGCGGCATCCAGGTCACGGCAGCGGTGATCGGGCAGCACGACGTGCTCAAGGTGATCGACCAGGGCTCCGACGACACCACCAACGCCGTCAACATCCGCCGCTTCTTCGCCCGCACCACCGAGGCCCGGACCACCGAGCGCACGGCGGATGCGACGATCATCCAGACGCGCCACCGCATCCCGGAGCGGCCGCTGACCGAGGCGCAGATCATCGTCTACCAGGTGCCGCAGCCCGAGCCGCTGTTCAAGCTGGAGGCGCGCCGCCGCGAGACGCTCAAGCTGCACGCCTTCGCCGAGTACGGCCTGATGAACGTGAAGCTGTACGAAGACATCGCGCAGTGGGGGCGCATCGACACCACCTACGACTACCCGGTGCTGGTGCATGGCCGGCACGTGATGTCGCCCTCGCCGATCCCGAGCTTCGACAACCCGAAGATGCACCGCATGCCGGCGCTGCAGCTGTTCGGCGCCGGGCGAGAGAAGCGCCTGTATGCCGTACCGCCCTACACCGACGTGAAGAGCCTGGACTTCGAGGACCACCCCTTCCGCATCGAGCCGCAAGGGCATGCCTGCGAGCTGTGCGGCTGCACCACGAGCTACCTCGACGAGGTGGCGACCGACGAAGGCACGACGCTGTGGACATGCTCCGACACCGACCACTGCCGCGAGCAGCAGGAGACGCGCGCATGA
- the phnF gene encoding phosphonate metabolism transcriptional regulator PhnF has product MLDDNTLSLTTHDVPVPPTARWSQIAAALRADIAAGRFAPGTRLPNESVLAERFGVHRHTLRQAVRQLVHEGHLRVEQGRGTFVRELVLDYALKRRTRLSENLAEAGERAQRELLRHETTLAGEWSDPLRLSPSAEVEVLHTRATVRGRPIGLSTTAYPAARLRGMGDAFRQAGSITGALQRLGVHDYQRAGSTVSCRLPSAQEADALARAATEPVLVVQFHSVDSDGVPVEAGRTLFAADAVQLTVSHEA; this is encoded by the coding sequence ATGCTCGACGACAACACCCTCTCGCTGACCACGCACGACGTGCCTGTCCCGCCGACGGCACGCTGGTCGCAGATCGCCGCTGCGCTGCGCGCGGACATCGCCGCCGGCCGCTTCGCGCCAGGCACGCGCCTGCCCAACGAATCGGTGCTCGCGGAGCGTTTCGGGGTGCACCGGCACACGCTGCGTCAGGCCGTGCGACAACTGGTGCACGAAGGGCACCTGCGCGTCGAGCAGGGCCGCGGCACCTTCGTGCGCGAGCTCGTGCTCGACTACGCCTTGAAGCGCCGCACGCGCCTGAGCGAGAACCTCGCCGAAGCGGGCGAGCGTGCGCAGCGTGAACTGCTTCGCCACGAGACGACGCTGGCCGGCGAATGGTCCGATCCGCTGCGCCTGTCGCCGAGTGCCGAGGTCGAGGTGCTGCACACGCGGGCCACGGTGCGCGGCCGGCCGATCGGCCTGTCCACCACCGCCTACCCGGCGGCTCGCCTGCGCGGCATGGGCGATGCGTTCCGACAGGCCGGTTCGATCACCGGCGCCCTGCAGCGCCTGGGCGTGCACGATTACCAACGCGCCGGCAGCACGGTATCGTGTCGGCTGCCCAGCGCGCAGGAAGCGGATGCGCTCGCCCGCGCGGCCACCGAGCCGGTGCTGGTCGTGCAGTTCCACAGCGTCGACAGCGATGGCGTGCCCGTCGAGGCCGGCCGCACCCTCTTTGCGGCGGACGCCGTGCAACTCACCGTCTCGCACGAAGCATGA
- a CDS encoding DUF1045 domain-containing protein, translated as MTIDAATSRHAVYFAPPPGHPLWRLGCRWLGRNDSDSGPVGAPAHSLVATPWRYGFHATLKAPMALAANVRGSDWLAAVRALAARHAPFEMPTLRVALLSDFIALRPVEPLEPSHPLRQLADDCVIALDPWRAPATAAERERPSRAPLDARQRENLDRLGYAFVLDDWRFHMTLSSSLAGVDADRIAALRASASRHFAPALGQPLMCEHLCVFVEPAPGEPFELRHRFALGTP; from the coding sequence ATGACGATCGACGCCGCGACATCGCGCCACGCGGTCTATTTCGCGCCGCCGCCGGGGCATCCTCTGTGGCGCCTGGGCTGCCGCTGGCTGGGCCGCAACGACAGCGATTCAGGCCCGGTCGGCGCGCCAGCGCATTCGCTGGTCGCCACGCCGTGGCGCTACGGCTTCCACGCGACGCTGAAGGCGCCGATGGCGCTGGCGGCCAACGTGCGCGGATCGGACTGGCTCGCGGCCGTGCGCGCCCTGGCGGCGCGGCACGCGCCGTTCGAGATGCCGACGCTGCGCGTGGCGCTGCTGTCGGACTTCATTGCCTTGCGACCGGTCGAGCCGCTCGAGCCTTCGCACCCGCTGAGGCAACTGGCCGACGACTGCGTGATCGCGCTGGACCCGTGGCGGGCGCCGGCCACCGCGGCCGAGCGAGAGCGGCCCTCGCGCGCGCCGCTGGACGCTCGCCAGCGCGAGAACCTGGATCGGCTCGGCTACGCCTTCGTGCTCGACGACTGGCGCTTCCACATGACGCTGAGCAGCAGCCTGGCCGGGGTCGATGCCGACCGCATCGCGGCACTGCGTGCCTCGGCCTCGCGGCACTTTGCGCCGGCGCTGGGGCAGCCCCTGATGTGCGAGCACTTGTGTGTCTTCGTCGAGCCCGCGCCGGGCGAACCGTTCGAACTGCGCCATCGCTTCGCGCTGGGAACCCCATGA
- a CDS encoding pyruvate kinase, translated as MNMLMDPALNAVPASGWDAPLCTALIDELQALRSAMLAHESALAPWIAAAHPERSASARNLAHYLAMRSIDARALQERLSRLGLSSLGRAETHVMANLDKVLGLLHVLTGRHWDNHDPDEPTGFGSGRERLERHSARLFGSPSPHRRVRIMVTLPSEAAHDAALVGALVHAGMDVARINCAHDEAPAWAAMASHVRRAGGTSGRAVQVLMDLAGPKIRTGAIMAGPGVLKVKPARDEYGFVTAPALLGLRALGSSAPVDGAAELIEVDPDWLAQLRPGDRIDFTDARAATRRLTVVDERTGGVLVECNRTAYLTAETKLRLNGRDVEAPESAVRGLPATSGRIRLFRGDTLRLTPEGIGHAATHGSHARRVAPATVSCTLPQVLKQVSKGEHVWFDDGRIGGVITRVAARGVDVEITDVADGGQDLGADKGINFPDSELDLPALTDKDRADLDVVARHADLVGLSFAQSATDVRMLREELVRRDAAQLGLILKIETRRGFEHLPELLFEALVSPASGVMIARGDLAVECGFERLAEVQEEILWACEAAHMPVVWATQVLESLAKKGLPSRAEITDAAMGERAECVMLNKGPHILDAMRTLDDVLHRMQEHQSKKRPLLRALKSWNRVRG; from the coding sequence ATGAACATGCTGATGGATCCTGCTCTGAACGCCGTGCCCGCCTCCGGCTGGGACGCCCCGCTGTGCACCGCCCTCATCGACGAGCTGCAGGCGCTGCGCAGCGCGATGCTCGCGCACGAGAGCGCGCTCGCCCCGTGGATCGCCGCGGCCCACCCGGAGCGCAGCGCCAGCGCGCGCAACCTGGCCCACTACCTGGCCATGCGCAGCATCGATGCGCGGGCGCTGCAGGAGCGCCTTTCGCGGCTGGGCCTGTCGTCGCTGGGGCGCGCCGAGACGCATGTGATGGCCAACCTCGACAAGGTGCTCGGCCTGCTGCACGTGCTGACCGGCCGGCACTGGGACAACCATGACCCGGACGAACCGACCGGCTTCGGCAGCGGCCGCGAGCGTCTCGAGCGGCACAGTGCCCGCCTGTTCGGCTCCCCCTCGCCGCACCGTCGCGTGCGCATCATGGTGACGCTGCCGTCGGAGGCCGCCCACGATGCGGCGCTGGTCGGCGCCCTCGTGCATGCCGGCATGGACGTGGCACGCATCAACTGCGCGCACGACGAAGCGCCGGCCTGGGCGGCGATGGCCTCGCACGTGCGCCGCGCTGGCGGAACCAGCGGCCGCGCCGTGCAGGTGCTGATGGATCTGGCCGGGCCGAAGATCCGCACCGGCGCCATCATGGCGGGGCCGGGCGTGCTCAAGGTGAAGCCGGCCCGCGACGAGTATGGCTTCGTCACGGCACCGGCGCTGCTGGGCCTGCGCGCGCTCGGCTCGAGCGCGCCGGTCGACGGTGCGGCCGAACTGATCGAGGTCGATCCGGACTGGCTGGCGCAGCTGCGGCCCGGTGACCGCATCGATTTCACCGATGCGCGTGCGGCGACGCGGCGGCTCACCGTCGTCGACGAACGCACCGGCGGCGTGCTCGTCGAATGCAACCGCACCGCCTACCTCACCGCCGAGACAAAGCTGCGACTAAACGGCCGCGACGTCGAGGCGCCGGAGTCTGCGGTTCGGGGCCTGCCCGCGACGAGCGGGCGCATCCGGCTGTTCCGCGGCGACACGCTGCGGCTCACGCCCGAGGGCATCGGCCATGCGGCCACCCATGGCTCGCACGCACGCCGGGTGGCGCCGGCCACCGTCTCCTGCACGCTGCCGCAGGTGCTCAAGCAGGTGAGCAAGGGCGAACATGTCTGGTTCGACGATGGCCGCATCGGCGGCGTGATCACGCGCGTCGCGGCGCGCGGCGTGGACGTGGAGATCACCGACGTGGCCGACGGCGGCCAGGACCTCGGCGCCGACAAGGGCATCAACTTCCCCGACAGCGAACTGGACCTGCCCGCGCTGACCGACAAGGACCGCGCCGACCTGGACGTGGTGGCGCGCCATGCGGACCTGGTCGGCCTGTCGTTCGCGCAGTCCGCCACCGACGTGCGCATGCTGCGCGAGGAGCTTGTGCGGCGCGACGCAGCGCAGCTCGGGTTGATCCTGAAGATCGAGACGCGACGCGGTTTCGAGCACCTGCCCGAACTGCTCTTCGAGGCCCTGGTCTCGCCGGCGTCCGGCGTGATGATCGCGCGGGGCGACCTGGCGGTGGAATGCGGCTTCGAGCGCCTGGCGGAGGTGCAGGAAGAGATCCTCTGGGCCTGCGAGGCAGCCCACATGCCGGTGGTGTGGGCCACGCAGGTGCTCGAGTCGCTGGCCAAGAAGGGGCTGCCTTCGCGCGCCGAGATCACCGACGCCGCGATGGGCGAGCGTGCCGAGTGCGTGATGCTCAACAAGGGCCCGCACATCCTCGACGCGATGCGGACGCTCGACGACGTGCTGCACCGGATGCAGGAGCATCAGTCCAAGAAGCGCCCGCTGCTTCGTGCGCTGAAATCCTGGAACCGCGTGCGCGGCTGA
- a CDS encoding phosphonate metabolism protein/1,5-bisphosphokinase (PRPP-forming) PhnN: MNLLQGHSHRLLVIVGASGAGKDSVLRGWLASLPQELRPHLARRTITRAGGDSSEAHEAIDEAGFGAARAADAFAFAWQAHGLHYGVRWSELAPLGQGRWVAMNGSRAHLGALRAAAPQAHVIEVVAADVVRQARLMSRAREAGASILDRLQRSVPAGSLDQRISNDGDLATAVAQLGGWWQGLSAPVQLP, translated from the coding sequence ATGAACCTGCTTCAAGGACATTCGCACCGCTTGCTGGTGATCGTCGGCGCCTCCGGCGCCGGCAAGGACAGCGTGCTGCGGGGCTGGCTCGCGTCGCTGCCGCAGGAGCTCCGCCCGCACCTCGCGCGGCGCACCATCACACGCGCCGGTGGCGATTCGAGCGAGGCCCACGAGGCCATCGACGAAGCCGGCTTCGGCGCGGCGCGGGCGGCCGACGCCTTCGCCTTCGCGTGGCAGGCGCATGGGCTGCATTACGGCGTGCGCTGGTCCGAGCTCGCGCCCCTGGGCCAAGGCCGCTGGGTGGCGATGAACGGATCGCGCGCCCACCTGGGCGCGCTGCGCGCTGCGGCACCGCAGGCCCATGTGATCGAAGTCGTCGCTGCCGACGTCGTGCGCCAGGCGCGCCTGATGAGCCGCGCCCGGGAAGCCGGCGCGAGCATCCTGGATCGGCTGCAGCGCAGCGTGCCCGCAGGGTCCCTCGACCAACGCATCAGCAACGACGGAGATCTCGCCACGGCTGTCGCCCAGCTCGGCGGCTGGTGGCAAGGTCTTTCCGCGCCGGTTCAGCTGCCATGA
- a CDS encoding NAD(P)-dependent oxidoreductase, protein MRPRILVTQPVHADVAERLAQLGSLDMHAGPEPLGRQALAQRLVGATAVIGFMTDRIDAAVLREARELRVVACALKGFDNYDVEACTRAGVWVSIVPDLLTAPTAELAVGLAIGLGRHLRHGDTLVREGRFRGWRPVLYGHGLSGSTVAVLGMGCVGRAIAERLRGFGCRLLGVDRISAMPAGVEGATLDTALDQADLLILALPLTDSTLHLIGEHEIARARRGALWVNVGRGSVVDEAAMARHLAKGQAGGYAADVFECEDWGLPARPAEVSVALRAHDRTLFTPHLGSAVTDVRRAIEHRAVDNVEAVLKGLAPGDAINRVGLRA, encoded by the coding sequence ATGAGGCCCCGCATCCTCGTCACCCAGCCGGTGCATGCGGACGTGGCCGAGCGGCTGGCCCAACTCGGCTCGCTGGACATGCATGCCGGCCCCGAGCCCCTCGGCCGGCAGGCGCTGGCGCAGCGCCTGGTCGGCGCCACGGCCGTGATCGGCTTCATGACCGACCGCATCGACGCGGCGGTGCTGCGCGAGGCACGCGAGCTTCGCGTCGTCGCCTGCGCACTCAAGGGCTTCGACAACTACGACGTGGAGGCCTGCACGCGCGCCGGCGTCTGGGTGTCGATCGTGCCGGACCTGCTGACCGCGCCGACCGCCGAACTCGCCGTCGGCCTGGCCATCGGGCTCGGCCGGCACCTGCGCCACGGCGACACACTCGTGCGCGAGGGCCGATTCCGCGGCTGGCGCCCCGTTCTGTACGGGCACGGCCTGTCCGGCAGCACGGTGGCGGTTCTCGGCATGGGCTGCGTCGGCCGGGCCATCGCCGAGCGGCTGCGCGGCTTCGGCTGCCGCCTGCTGGGGGTGGACCGGATCAGCGCGATGCCAGCCGGCGTCGAGGGCGCAACGCTCGACACGGCGCTGGACCAGGCCGACCTGCTGATCCTGGCCTTGCCGCTGACCGACTCGACGCTGCACCTCATCGGCGAACACGAGATCGCTCGGGCGCGGCGCGGCGCGCTGTGGGTCAACGTCGGCCGGGGCAGCGTTGTCGACGAGGCCGCCATGGCACGGCACCTGGCCAAGGGCCAGGCCGGCGGCTACGCCGCCGATGTGTTCGAGTGCGAGGACTGGGGCTTGCCAGCGCGGCCGGCCGAGGTGAGCGTGGCACTTCGCGCGCACGACCGAACCCTGTTCACGCCGCACCTCGGATCCGCCGTCACCGACGTTCGCCGAGCCATCGAGCACCGCGCCGTCGACAACGTCGAGGCCGTGCTCAAGGGCCTGGCCCCGGGCGACGCGATCAATCGCGTCGGCCTGCGGGCCTGA
- a CDS encoding carbon-phosphorus lyase complex subunit PhnI gives MYIAVKGGEQAIAASLQLLASARRGDTEVPELGADQLREQLRLGVDRVMAEASLYDPDLAALALKQARGDTIEAVFLLRAYRTTLPRLGFSVPVDTARMRVKRRVSAIFKDVPGGQLLGPSFDYTQRLLDFELARAGTAVEPVTRVAFEADPNAPLRSPIDELAAQGLIEPCVPSGGDPEPPDITRDPPSHPMPRTARLQMLARADEGWVLGMGYSTQRGYAYTHPFAGEIRHGAVPLEIVPDELGFPIEIGEIELTDCQMVNQFAGSATQPPQFTRGQGLVFGHGERKAMAMSLVDRVMRADEFDEQLTSPAQDSEFVLSHGDNVEASGFVQHLKLPHYVTFESELLLVRALREERSR, from the coding sequence ATGTACATCGCAGTCAAGGGCGGCGAGCAGGCGATCGCAGCATCGCTGCAGTTGCTGGCCTCGGCACGCCGCGGCGACACCGAGGTGCCCGAGCTCGGTGCCGACCAGCTGCGCGAGCAGTTGCGCTTGGGCGTAGACCGGGTGATGGCCGAGGCCTCGCTGTACGACCCGGACCTGGCAGCGCTGGCGCTCAAGCAGGCACGCGGCGACACCATCGAGGCCGTCTTCCTGCTGCGCGCCTACCGCACCACGCTGCCGCGCCTGGGCTTCAGCGTGCCGGTCGACACCGCCCGCATGCGCGTGAAGCGCCGGGTGTCGGCGATCTTCAAGGACGTGCCGGGCGGGCAGCTGCTCGGGCCCAGCTTCGACTACACGCAGCGCCTGCTCGACTTCGAGCTGGCCCGCGCCGGTACCGCCGTCGAGCCCGTGACACGCGTTGCCTTCGAGGCCGACCCGAATGCCCCGCTGCGCAGCCCGATCGACGAGCTCGCAGCACAAGGCCTGATCGAACCCTGTGTGCCCAGCGGCGGGGACCCCGAGCCGCCCGACATCACCCGCGACCCGCCCTCGCACCCGATGCCGCGAACCGCCCGGCTGCAGATGCTCGCCCGCGCCGACGAAGGCTGGGTGCTCGGCATGGGCTACTCCACGCAGCGCGGCTATGCCTACACGCACCCGTTCGCCGGCGAGATCCGCCACGGCGCAGTGCCGCTGGAGATCGTGCCCGACGAACTCGGCTTCCCGATCGAGATCGGCGAGATCGAGCTCACCGACTGCCAGATGGTGAACCAATTCGCCGGCAGCGCCACGCAGCCGCCGCAGTTCACCCGCGGCCAGGGCCTGGTGTTCGGCCATGGCGAGCGCAAGGCGATGGCGATGTCGCTGGTGGACCGCGTGATGCGCGCAGACGAGTTCGACGAGCAGCTCACCAGCCCGGCGCAGGACAGCGAGTTCGTGCTCTCGCACGGCGACAACGTCGAGGCCTCCGGCTTCGTGCAGCACCTGAAGCTGCCGCACTACGTGACCTTCGAATCCGAACTGCTGCTGGTGCGCGCGCTGCGCGAGGAGCGCTCACGATGA
- the phnG gene encoding phosphonate C-P lyase system protein PhnG, with translation MTHPPSSPQARRADWLRVLARAPSAELARLAAPVLGEYRFEWLRAPEQGLMMVRARIGNAGDRFNIGEATVTRCAVRHRAIGGEQVAGVGHVLGLDAPRAERVAQLDALLQVEALHALLCRNVVEPLRECRAQIDRDERARTEASRVRFFTLQPEAA, from the coding sequence ATGACCCACCCTCCCTCTTCGCCGCAGGCCCGCCGGGCCGACTGGCTGCGCGTCCTCGCGCGCGCACCATCCGCCGAACTCGCGCGGCTGGCGGCGCCGGTGCTCGGCGAGTACCGCTTCGAATGGCTGCGCGCGCCAGAGCAGGGGCTGATGATGGTGCGCGCGCGCATCGGCAATGCCGGCGACCGCTTCAACATCGGCGAAGCGACCGTCACGCGCTGCGCCGTACGGCACCGCGCCATCGGCGGCGAGCAGGTGGCCGGCGTCGGCCACGTGCTCGGGCTCGACGCGCCGCGTGCCGAGCGCGTGGCGCAGCTCGACGCGCTGCTGCAGGTCGAGGCCCTGCACGCGCTGCTGTGCCGCAACGTGGTGGAGCCGCTGCGCGAATGCCGTGCGCAGATCGACCGCGACGAGCGGGCACGCACCGAAGCCAGCCGTGTGCGCTTCTTCACCTTGCAGCCGGAGGCCGCATGA
- the phnH gene encoding phosphonate C-P lyase system protein PhnH has translation MSAVLGHPAADRLATVGRGFAQPVHAAQQAFRALLEAMSRPGCIQALPEPVLAGMEPPGLARGMTALLLTLLDAETSLWIDPALAGAEGLNYLRFHTGVRTLANVGDAAFVVCPADRAQPATWSALSAGTDEVPQSGATLLVEVPSLQAQGAASSSTRLRLAGPGIESTQVLVVSGLDAPFWRARAAMEADYPRGIDLILCCGDTLAAIPRTTRVTVEG, from the coding sequence ATGAGCGCGGTGCTGGGCCACCCCGCAGCGGATCGACTGGCCACCGTCGGCCGTGGCTTCGCGCAACCGGTGCACGCAGCGCAGCAGGCGTTTCGTGCGCTGCTCGAGGCCATGTCGAGGCCGGGTTGCATTCAGGCGCTGCCCGAGCCGGTGCTCGCAGGGATGGAGCCGCCGGGGCTGGCGCGCGGCATGACCGCGCTGCTGCTGACGCTGCTCGACGCCGAGACCAGCCTGTGGATCGATCCCGCGCTGGCCGGGGCCGAGGGCCTGAACTACCTGCGCTTCCACACCGGTGTGCGCACGCTGGCCAACGTGGGCGACGCAGCCTTCGTGGTGTGTCCTGCCGACCGGGCACAGCCCGCGACCTGGTCGGCACTCAGCGCCGGCACCGACGAAGTGCCGCAGTCCGGCGCCACGCTGCTCGTCGAAGTGCCATCGCTGCAGGCGCAGGGCGCGGCGTCCTCGTCCACGCGCTTGCGACTGGCAGGCCCCGGCATCGAGAGCACGCAGGTGTTGGTCGTCAGCGGCCTGGACGCGCCGTTCTGGCGGGCTCGCGCCGCGATGGAGGCCGATTACCCGCGCGGCATCGACCTGATCCTGTGCTGCGGCGACACCCTCGCCGCGATCCCGCGCACCACGCGCGTCACCGTCGAAGGCTGA
- the phnK gene encoding phosphonate C-P lyase system protein PhnK: protein MNELQPLLRVQQLSHRFAGARDAAGQTPWAVREASLELHPGEVLAIVGESGSGKSTLLNCIAGRLQPTEGRVLYRRRDGREFDVHAAGERERRELARTEWGFVAQHAHEGLRMNVSAGANVGERLMGQGERRYATLRDTAMRWMDRVELDPARLDDSPRDFSGGMRQRLQIARNLVTRPRLVLMDEPTSGLDVSVQARLLDLIRLLVGRLHLSALVVTHDLGVARLLAHRTLVMRQGRIVEQGLTDRVFDDPQHPYTQLLVSSVVSA from the coding sequence ATGAACGAACTTCAGCCTCTGCTGCGCGTGCAGCAGCTCAGCCACCGCTTTGCCGGCGCTCGCGACGCGGCCGGCCAGACACCGTGGGCGGTGCGCGAGGCCTCGCTCGAGCTGCACCCCGGCGAGGTGCTGGCCATCGTCGGCGAATCGGGATCGGGCAAGTCCACGCTGCTGAACTGCATCGCCGGGCGGCTGCAGCCCACCGAAGGCCGCGTGCTCTACCGGCGCCGCGACGGCCGCGAGTTCGACGTGCATGCCGCCGGCGAACGCGAGCGCCGCGAGCTGGCGCGCACCGAATGGGGCTTCGTCGCGCAGCATGCCCACGAGGGCCTGCGCATGAACGTGAGCGCCGGCGCGAACGTGGGCGAGCGCCTGATGGGGCAGGGCGAGCGGCGCTACGCCACGCTGCGCGACACGGCCATGCGCTGGATGGACCGCGTCGAGCTCGACCCGGCGCGGCTGGACGACTCGCCGCGCGACTTCTCCGGCGGCATGCGCCAGCGCCTGCAGATCGCGCGCAACCTGGTGACGCGCCCGCGCCTGGTGCTGATGGACGAGCCGACGTCGGGGCTGGATGTCTCGGTGCAGGCCCGCCTGCTCGACTTGATCCGATTGCTCGTCGGCCGGCTGCACCTGTCGGCGCTGGTCGTGACGCACGACCTCGGCGTGGCGCGGCTGCTGGCGCACCGCACGCTGGTGATGCGCCAGGGCCGCATCGTCGAGCAGGGGCTGACGGACCGGGTGTTCGACGACCCGCAGCATCCCTACACGCAGTTGCTCGTCTCGTCGGTGGTGTCGGCATGA
- the lplT gene encoding lysophospholipid transporter LplT translates to MPAGFHRLIAAQFFSALADNALLIVTMALLQARGAPAWWAPLLKFGFTLSYVFLAPLVGPLADAMPKARLMAWMNGVKVLGVIGLLAGINPIAAFAVIGFGAAAYAPAKYGLVTEMVTPGQLVAANGWLEVTVVCAVLLGTVLGGALVSPALQATSLYALLADGTQEAGVVSAGASAPALLMLLGVYALASALNLGIPDSGARYAARSIHPVAMLRDFAGANLTLWRDAQGGLSLAATTLFWGAGATLQFAVLRWAQDHLGLPLHQASYLQAAVAVGVVAGAAAAGRWVPLARARRMLAFGVGLGLLLPVVALTNSVWLAVPLLMLAGAVGGLMVVPLNALLQHRGCELLSAGRSIAVQGFNENASILVMLGVYAAMVAADVPIVPLLCGFGGLIAVAILLLMRRTRRMAE, encoded by the coding sequence ATGCCGGCGGGCTTCCATCGCCTGATCGCGGCGCAGTTCTTCTCGGCCCTGGCGGACAACGCGCTGCTCATCGTCACCATGGCCCTGCTGCAGGCCCGCGGCGCACCGGCCTGGTGGGCGCCGCTGCTCAAGTTCGGCTTCACGCTGTCGTATGTGTTCCTGGCGCCGCTCGTGGGGCCGCTGGCAGATGCCATGCCCAAGGCCCGCTTGATGGCGTGGATGAACGGCGTCAAGGTGCTGGGTGTGATCGGCCTGCTGGCGGGCATCAACCCGATCGCCGCCTTCGCGGTGATCGGCTTCGGCGCGGCCGCCTATGCGCCGGCCAAGTACGGGTTGGTCACCGAGATGGTCACGCCGGGCCAGCTCGTCGCGGCCAACGGCTGGCTGGAGGTGACCGTGGTGTGCGCGGTGCTGCTCGGCACGGTGCTGGGCGGCGCGCTGGTCAGCCCGGCGCTGCAGGCCACGTCGCTTTACGCCCTGCTGGCCGATGGCACGCAGGAAGCCGGCGTCGTGTCCGCGGGCGCTTCGGCACCGGCGTTGCTGATGCTGCTGGGCGTCTATGCGCTCGCCTCGGCGCTCAACCTGGGCATCCCCGACAGCGGCGCGCGTTATGCGGCGCGCTCCATCCACCCGGTCGCGATGCTGCGCGACTTCGCCGGCGCCAACCTCACGCTGTGGCGCGATGCGCAGGGTGGCTTGTCATTGGCCGCCACCACGCTGTTCTGGGGCGCCGGGGCCACGCTGCAGTTCGCCGTGCTGCGCTGGGCACAGGACCATCTCGGCCTGCCGCTGCACCAGGCGAGCTACCTGCAAGCGGCGGTGGCGGTCGGCGTCGTCGCCGGCGCGGCGGCAGCCGGCCGCTGGGTGCCGCTCGCCCGTGCGCGACGCATGCTCGCCTTCGGCGTCGGGCTCGGTCTGCTGCTGCCGGTGGTGGCGCTGACGAACAGCGTGTGGCTGGCTGTGCCACTGCTGATGCTGGCCGGCGCCGTGGGCGGGCTGATGGTGGTGCCGCTGAACGCGCTGCTGCAGCACCGCGGCTGCGAGCTGCTCTCCGCCGGCCGATCGATCGCCGTGCAGGGTTTCAACGAGAACGCCAGCATCCTGGTGATGCTCGGCGTCTATGCCGCGATGGTCGCGGCCGATGTGCCCATCGTCCCCTTGTTGTGCGGCTTCGGCGGCCTCATCGCCGTGGCGATACTGCTGCTGATGCGTCGCACCCGGCGCATGGCGGAGTGA